AGGGTGCTTAAGGGAAAGCCGATCTCTAGGGGAGATCGGCTTTTTTATTTTCGAGCATTGTCATCCCGAGCGCTCGGAATGACACCTACCGTCATTATTTTTTACAAAAAATTTGCACCGCCATCTTGTGGTTTTCGTTTCGACTCTCTATCCTACGTGGCGAATCGGTCGCCAGGACCGAGGACCCCGCGGACCTAAAGAGGAAACCAATTGAATCCACTCATGACGAGCTTGTCGCGCACGCTCGAGGACTTCATCAAGTCTCCGCGCAAGACTTTGGAGTCGCTTTTGCCCGCGCCGTCCTTGGGCGAAATTCCGCAGCAGCTCAAGAAGCTATTCTCCTTCGAGTACGATGACACGCCCATCGATCAGCGCTTCTACGGCATGCATCGTCATTGGCTGAAGCTGCTCCACGATTATTATTTCAAGGTCGAGCATGCCGGCCACGCCGATGAAGTGGCCGATTTGGCCTCGCGCGAAAAGGTCATCCTGATCAGCAACCACGCCAACACCCTCGAGGCCGCGATCATCTGCTATTATTTCTACGCGCGGAATTTGGGGATCGTCCGCTCCTTGGTTTACAAAGAGGCCTTCCGGCTTCCCTTGGTCCGGGAGATCTTCAAGAGCGGCCAATGCCTTCCGATCAGCGTCGCCGCCGGCAAGGAAGCCCTGAAGCGCGACCACATCCTGCTCTTCCCCGAGGGCATGGACTTCATCAAACACTACATCAAGCGCGACTACGTGGTGAAGTTCCACAAGGGCTTCCTCAACATCGCCCGCGAGTATCTCTTGGAGAATCCGGGGAAGAAGGTCCACATCGTGCCGGT
This DNA window, taken from bacterium, encodes the following:
- a CDS encoding 1-acyl-sn-glycerol-3-phosphate acyltransferase; its protein translation is MNPLMTSLSRTLEDFIKSPRKTLESLLPAPSLGEIPQQLKKLFSFEYDDTPIDQRFYGMHRHWLKLLHDYYFKVEHAGHADEVADLASREKVILISNHANTLEAAIICYYFYARNLGIVRSLVYKEAFRLPLVREIFKSGQCLPISVAAGKEALKRDHILLFPEGMDFIKHYIKRDYVVKFHKGFLNIAREYLLENPGKKVHIVPVGHDGIDYTIKFWIINQPFLVEKLIKPYLHYPYFVVPKAPLIFPTHAIFNWGRPREVSLGELKTEKSLVRLTHEFRGEIVRLRHRARALRKMSKKAEEASS